TGAATACAATATTCTCATTACATGAATTTGGATTGATACAAGTAGACACCGGCAGTTCAAGGCACCAGTCCTCCCAATTCTCGTTCCACAGTTATTTGCAGCTTGACACCACAACTTGGATAGATAGATATAAACATATAAGATAAATTGAGTGAAACAACATTTTGTTGACTTATATACAAACAGTATCATGATCTACACACAATACAAACTAAAACCAATATTGCCTTGCTGCTAGTTAGCTCCAGCATATTTACAATAAGCAATCACTATGCAATTCAGCTGCTTATTCTGCAAGATACACACACTGTACACCAAATATGCAAGATTATATCCAATTCTTCACAAGTTGTGAAACCATCGTTGCTTGAATTCTGGGTAGAATTCAAGATCAGTTCTCCATGCCTTTATCTTCCTGGTTGATGAAACCATTCTCTTTCACAGATTTAGTTGATGTTTCATCACCCTTCATATCCTTCTTAGCAGAGCAAGTACACTTGTCCCCCTCCTTCTCTTTCTCGGCCTTTGAGCGCGCCTCTTCCTCAGCTTTTTTTATCGCTTCCTTCTTCGCCACCTTGAGAGCTTTAATCAGATTCTTCAGACAAGTCTCAGCATCATCTTCATCAGACTTCGGCATCAAATGCTCTGCTACATCTGCAGGTATCATATTGGTTTCTGCCAACCGACTGCTAACTTCTGCAAACAATTCATGTGAGTCAATATGTAAATAATTCTTAGCTAGAACCTTGAATGCATCAAAGCAACAGTAGGACATTTCAATATGCCTGTCCATCCTTCCTCTCCTGATAAGTGCTGGATCAAGCTTGTCCACATAATTAGTAGTGAACACAATGATTCTTTCTCCCCCACAAGCTGACCAAAGGCCATCAATGCAATTCAGAAGCCCAGATAAAGTGACCTTGCTTACTTTGTTCTCACCTtcctctttcatcttcttttcaatgGGACTTTGCTCTTCTTTATCCTCATCTTTCCCCTTTCTCTTCTCGCGCTGACCAGTAAGATCAAGCGAGCAATCAATGTCCTCTATAACTATGACAGATTTATTTGTTGTCTCGATCAAAAGATTTTTCAACTCTGAGTTGTCCATGACTGTGGTAAGTTCAAGATCATAGAtatcatagtttaaaaaattagcgATCGCAGCAATCATGGTGGATTTGCCAGTTCCTGGAGGACCATAAAGAAGATACCCTCTCTTCCAAGGCTTCCCGATTTTTGTGTAGTACTCTTTCCCCTCACTGTACTTCTTGAGGTCATTCTTgatctcttccttcttctttctctccatTGCCAATGAATCAAATGTTGCAGGATGCTCAAAATGTACATGACTCCACTTTGATTGTCTCCAGCCATACCAATTCTTGCTAGGATTATTATTGAATAGCTTTCGAATGCGGTTCCTCACTGCAACATCCTTTCCACCAGCAAGCACATGCTGAACATAAGTCCCTGTGATGAGTTCTTGATGACGTTTATGGAATATGAGCTTGAAATACCTCTTATCGTCGTCGCTTCCATACCAAGAAAATGATTGTGTTTTGGGAGGGGCCTTATGACGCAATTCCCACCAGACTTTGACCCCTTTAAACATATCTGTTACCTCTTCTCTTTCCTCCATGCTGAGAATTAAAGACTTGCTATCTTTCACAACATCAGCCTTAAATCTTTTTGCACACAAAGTGGCTCTAGTACTGAGATAGTTTCTTATGTCGGTGAAGGCTTCATTACGCTTGAGATATTTACCAGAGTATTCATGAAATGTAATTTCAATGTAAGGATTAAAAAAGCGAATCAATTTGTGGATAAATCTTTCAACATAGAGCCAAATTTCATAAGGGAAGTAAGTTCTAAACATAGCTGTTGCAGCTACAACTGAGGTTAGAGTAACCCAGAACTCCCCCATGGTTACCATTTTGCTCTATTTTCTTGCTCTTTCAGAACTTGCGTGTCTACTGTTATATAGATCCCTGTTGCTTGCTGTTCAAGCAAGAAAAAGCCTGTTTTTCCTAGGTTGTTTCCagcttgaaattaaaaattagtattaGGTGGATATAACAACagaagaaacaacaaaatttgaCCATATAAATACGATGTATCAGCCTGCCAGCTTTGACTATTATACCGCTCTAATACAAATGAAAACTGAAGTTGATCATGCGTGAAAGAGACACAATCAGAAGTTAATTACATACGATGTTTCTTCTTAATTTTCATCTCATGACCGAGTAGGTTTGCAGAAACACACATATCAGGTACTTTCTCAGGTACTTGGaagaattctttaaaattatatatatatatttaatgcaAACAAGTTGTCTAGAGCAAGAGCATAGAAATTGTCATTGTTCTATTTCTACCAGGAATAGAAATAATCAGAATCATGCACGTTCACCCTAGTtacttgtttatttgttttcttggGTTCCCTAGAAGATATTTGAAACTAAAATTCTTCTGCGAGTGTTTAACACTAAGCAGTACCCATTTCTTGAGAAATTCTTATTtgtataaacaagaaaaatagaCATGCAGATGAAAACAACTTAATGGGAATTTACTTCTCGAAGGCTATAATCTATAGTTACTTGCTTCTGAAATCTCTGAttcaaagataataaatttgatCTTCCATTAGCAATTGCTTTTGGATCTGAATCTGTGGCAGGGAGTCAGATTCCATAGCAGTTTTCAATCTTTGATACAGATAGAATCCCTTTGTTTGTTTCATCTTAATTACCTCATCAATTTGGTTGGATCAATCATAACATAATGATAGGATCCCTAATCAATTTAACCAAAAACAGCTAATAACACAACAAATCAGCAATTCGAGGATGCGGGGCCTTCAGTTCCAACAATTTAAGGTATTGAAAACCTCTCAAATTGGCCTAAAACGCTTACTACATCTAAGCTGCCCATTACTCTAATTTTCCCCTCTTTTACAACTCTTTCTACCCTTTATATGCACGGCCTTACCCTCTAAATTGGGACAAAGTTCACTAAAAACCCTAGCTTCTAACACAAATTGTAGCCTGGTATGTATAACCAGCAGAAAACCACAACTGAAAGAAACTTTCCTGAAATCCTTCTGTGGCCTTCCTTAGGGATGAAACCATtatcttcaaataattttgtaagCTTTTTCCTGTAAAATACTTCAGTTGTTTTCTGTCAACATTCACAAAAAGTCCTGCACATTAATATACAAACTACAAAATGGGATAAAACAGTATACAATTAATAAAAGTAGGATCATTTGAAGTTACAACTGTAACAAAGGGAACATGGAAACTTCACAAAAGTTCCTAATACCGTTGTTATAAGGCtatttaacttaaaactttGGACTTTAGCTGAATTCTGATTAGAACACTTAGCAGATGTCTGGAAATTGTATTATGATACATTGATGACGTTTAGCATGATATCATTGCACTAATGTAAGGGTCCTTTAGTATTAAACAAGAGTTACAAATGAAAAAGGATGGccattctttttcatttgtttttctgTCACTGTTTTTGTTGTCTTTTCATCCCGTAACTAACTCAAGTATATATACTTATTTCCAGCCCGCCATCTTTGAATAATATGTTATTCTTATGCACGTGGCATTACTTTTATTCCACCGACCATGAAAATCTACGGTAGGCCACGAGTGACAGAAAGTTGCCAAGGAACCTGTTGCTGTCAAATATCTAGCAGAAAATAGGACCACATCAAGGGCATATGTGTAACACCCCAAAACTACAAAAACGTacaacataatttataaatttcttaaccGAATAAACTCTTAAatacatagttttttttttctcaaatttcaaaatattataacaaaaataattgtcCTCAATAGAAAACATACACTTAAAtagatacaaattttttttttcaatttccttAATTGATCACTTTTTATTCATTCTTCAATTGTTAAACAGTCTCTCGcactttatatcaaaatttaatatgtgAAAAATCACTCAcactttatatcaaaatttcagAATCAGATGTCCCTCTGGTTAAGAGTAAAGATCTACACAACTCTTATATGTTTTAAGCTCTCATACAAAACCTACtcaaattctttaataaaagaaattatatgaaCAACACTACTTTACTATTATAGTCGTATTCTCAATAACTCTTCTCTTTCTAAAATCAATACTCAAAATCTGCCTTTTGGCTTTAAAGGAAAAtatcttctctctcttttttcttttcaacgtaaacttttaaataaaatcacatttatcttcaatttaataacaaataaaatatcctCTTTCTTCGTGGCAAATTTGAAGCTTATCCTTGTTAGTGGCCCATAACTCTCCCATAGTCAACATTTTGctctgtttctttttctttctgatataattttttctcttctttagaCTCTCAAGATGGAAAGGATTATATAGAGTCCTGTGAATTGCTGATCAAGTCATTAAGCTACTCACCATTGGCCCTCATGAGCTTCTGAGGGGCCCCCATTGTGGAAATACTTAAACTTCGGACGTCTGAGTCAGTTTCAGGTTCATCGTCCTTTATATGTATTTGTGTCTTATGTGAGACTTGTCTCATTCATCCTGCCAACAAGTTAACTGGAGTCTATATATTGGAAATTTCAAAGCCAAGTTTCCAATAGTGTTATTTTCTCACAAcgtgaaagaaattaaaaacatgTGCAGCTTTCTCTTTTGACTCCATTATTTCCGCAAATAATACACAGCTTTGAATGGACTAAATTTTGCGTAATCCGGGGTTTCTAATAAGTTGATGTCAGGAAACCCAAAGTAAGAAGACAAAAATACGCAAACACTCAATACAGGAACACAAatgtttatatgaaaaatttaatacaagAAAAACCACCGGCCAACGTTAACATTGATGTGAAATACAATCTTGAATCTAAATGAACCAACTAATACATTTATTCATGTAAGCTTTAAGCATCAAACATCACCAAACAATTGGAACTCAATTCAGAAAACGACCATAATTGAACAAATGATACATAAAAAGTGCTCTATATAGAAGATATATTGGCATCAATTTTGCCCCAACTAGAATGGCAAAATGTTACCACATATTCTTTGGAAGCACAATTTATCAATGGTGGTGGCATGTCAAATGCATAACTATAATAAGCAGGACAAGCATCCTTGAAAATCTTCGAGTATAAGTTAGGCTTGCACTTCTCTGGGGTTCCATATTCATTCCTGCAACAAAATGAGTCAAGATTGAATGCCAAACAAGCACTTTTGCAAGCCACTACTTGCCCATTTTTGTTCACAACTTGGAGCTCTTGTGTGTTGgtttttaatggagatttgtatgcaaagaaagcatgaaaaaacgcaaaaaacagaggagaaaagaagaaaaatcagagCTGGAACGGAGGAAGTCTTTTTGGCTGTCAAAAGTCACTGCTTTTTTCATTACTTTAATAATACATTGATATACATCCTATCTTACTAAATACAAGTACACAGCAgctcaaattaagctaaaccatccaatttcttacaaagcaaaccaaaaacTTACCTGCTCTAACAACTCCAAGCTGCATTGGTTACATTCcaactaaattcaaactaaaacaattcaaaatggataaaaaagtttgtcaacatattcaatatatcaaaaataaatttcagcAGCACTGCATACTTTACTTAGCTTCATTACTCCTCCTTGACAAACTTACTTACCATTCCCAATTTGTTCCTTAGttgaacaaatttatttgtgCTAACAGCCTTTGTCAACAGGTCAGCCAGTTGCTCTTCTGAACTGCAGTGAATTAGCTGGATTTCAGATTCTTCTTCTGCTTGCCTTATTGCATGATACTTGATCTTTATATGCTTTGTTTTGCcatgaaaaactggatttttaGTTATAGCCACAGCAAacttgttgtcacaataaatagGTGTTGCATTCATTTGTTTTTCATGTAAATCACCTAATATCTTTCTCAaccaaatggtttgatttactGCAGAAGCAGCAGCTATATATTCTGCTTCTGCAGTAGACTGAGCAACAacactttgttttcttgaattccaGCAAATTGATCCTGATccaagagagaaaatgtaaccAGAGGTGCTCTTTAAATCATCCATTGAGCCACCCCAGTCACTATCAACAAAACCATGTAGATTGACCTCCAAATTTCTGTTGTATAATATTCCAAGATCAGCAGAGTTCTTAACATACCTGAGGACCCTTTTTGCTGCTTTAAAGTGCTCTTGGCTTGGTCTTTGCATAAACCTTGAAAGCAAACTTGTT
The genomic region above belongs to Mangifera indica cultivar Alphonso chromosome 15, CATAS_Mindica_2.1, whole genome shotgun sequence and contains:
- the LOC123197589 gene encoding AAA-ATPase At3g28580-like, translating into MVTMGEFWVTLTSVVAATAMFRTYFPYEIWLYVERFIHKLIRFFNPYIEITFHEYSGKYLKRNEAFTDIRNYLSTRATLCAKRFKADVVKDSKSLILSMEEREEVTDMFKGVKVWWELRHKAPPKTQSFSWYGSDDDKRYFKLIFHKRHQELITGTYVQHVLAGGKDVAVRNRIRKLFNNNPSKNWYGWRQSKWSHVHFEHPATFDSLAMERKKKEEIKNDLKKYSEGKEYYTKIGKPWKRGYLLYGPPGTGKSTMIAAIANFLNYDIYDLELTTVMDNSELKNLLIETTNKSVIVIEDIDCSLDLTGQREKRKGKDEDKEEQSPIEKKMKEEGENKVSKVTLSGLLNCIDGLWSACGGERIIVFTTNYVDKLDPALIRRGRMDRHIEMSYCCFDAFKVLAKNYLHIDSHELFAEVSSRLAETNMIPADVAEHLMPKSDEDDAETCLKNLIKALKVAKKEAIKKAEEEARSKAEKEKEGDKCTCSAKKDMKGDETSTKSVKENGFINQEDKGMEN